Proteins co-encoded in one Flavobacterium sp. M31R6 genomic window:
- a CDS encoding oxidoreductase — protein MLRIITVTVLFFSCLCFMEAQNINKGEQTNFNSIQIDTLFQDKISIRAIVFDRDKIWYAGDKNRFGCYDLKSNKKNENTIVEDTLKIEFRSIAKTSSYIYVLSVANPGLLYQITKDGKKTKLVYQEKNKKVFYDSMQFWNDKEGIAIGDPITDCLSIIRTHDGGNTWNKLPDNKLPKVFEGEAHFAASNTNIIIKGNDTWIVSGGKKARVFYSPDKGNSWSVYETPIIQGKQMTGIFTADFYDSKNGFISGGNYELLNQNSENKAITDDGGKTWKLIANNEAFGYASCVQFVPNSKGKGIVSVGASGLYYSSNGGVNWVQFSKDPSLYTIRFIDESTAIAAGRNKMIRIRFK, from the coding sequence ATGTTAAGAATAATTACTGTAACTGTGCTGTTTTTTAGTTGTTTGTGTTTTATGGAAGCTCAGAATATAAATAAAGGAGAGCAAACTAATTTTAATTCAATTCAAATCGATACACTTTTTCAAGATAAAATTAGTATCAGAGCAATTGTATTTGATCGCGATAAGATTTGGTATGCGGGAGACAAAAATCGATTTGGTTGTTATGATTTAAAATCCAATAAAAAAAATGAAAACACCATCGTAGAAGATACTTTGAAAATAGAATTTAGAAGCATTGCTAAAACTTCTAGCTATATATATGTACTAAGTGTAGCGAATCCCGGATTGTTGTATCAAATTACCAAAGATGGAAAAAAGACCAAATTGGTCTATCAGGAGAAAAATAAAAAGGTTTTTTACGATAGTATGCAGTTTTGGAATGATAAAGAAGGAATTGCAATTGGAGATCCTATAACAGATTGTCTTTCTATAATAAGGACGCATGATGGAGGAAATACCTGGAATAAATTACCAGATAATAAGCTTCCAAAAGTTTTTGAAGGCGAAGCTCATTTTGCGGCAAGCAATACCAATATAATTATAAAAGGAAATGATACGTGGATTGTTTCCGGGGGAAAGAAAGCAAGAGTTTTTTATTCACCAGATAAAGGAAATTCTTGGAGTGTTTACGAAACTCCTATAATTCAAGGAAAACAAATGACTGGGATTTTTACAGCTGATTTTTATGATTCTAAGAATGGATTTATATCGGGTGGTAATTACGAGTTGTTAAATCAAAATTCTGAGAATAAAGCAATAACTGATGATGGTGGGAAAACTTGGAAACTTATAGCTAATAATGAAGCTTTTGGATATGCCTCCTGTGTTCAATTTGTTCCTAACAGCAAAGGGAAAGGAATTGTTTCAGTTGGAGCTTCGGGATTGTATTATTCCTCAAATGGTGGTGTAAATTGGGTGCAGTTTAGTAAAGATCCAAGCTTATATACTATTCGATTTATCGATGAGAGTACAGCAATTGCAGCTGGTCGTAATAAAATGATTCGAATTCGTTTTAAATAG
- a CDS encoding sensor of ECF-type sigma factor translates to MNVFKKIKTMDFKKLYPILFLFLSFNFYAQGERFKEKREQIKTMKVAFLTSELNLTSSEAEKFWPIYNTFDDKQFELRHQKMKGYFKRMQDDELDKLSEKDAATLLNQIEDSEEDLFNLRKKLTISLKEILPSVKIIKLKKAEEDFNRKLLQQYKDKGLKK, encoded by the coding sequence ATGAATGTATTTAAAAAAATAAAAACCATGGACTTTAAAAAACTGTATCCCATACTATTTTTATTCTTATCCTTTAATTTTTACGCCCAAGGCGAAAGATTTAAAGAAAAAAGAGAGCAAATCAAAACAATGAAAGTGGCTTTTTTGACTAGCGAATTAAATCTTACTTCAAGTGAAGCCGAAAAATTCTGGCCTATTTACAACACCTTTGATGACAAGCAATTTGAATTGAGACATCAAAAAATGAAAGGCTATTTCAAAAGAATGCAAGATGATGAACTTGACAAATTATCCGAAAAAGATGCTGCTACGCTTTTAAATCAAATTGAAGACAGCGAAGAAGACTTGTTCAATCTAAGAAAAAAACTCACAATTAGCTTAAAAGAAATTCTCCCTTCGGTAAAAATAATAAAGCTCAAAAAAGCGGAAGAAGATTTCAACAGAAAACTACTGCAACAATATAAAGACAAAGGCTTAAAAAAATAG
- a CDS encoding RNA polymerase sigma factor, which produces MQEEKEFIVRLLNPQTQNQAFQELLHGYQKPLYNHIRNIVLSHDDTDDVLQNTFIKVFQNLKNFKGESKLFSWMYRIATNEALTFLNQKARKSGISSVELQNKAIDNLKADVYFEGDEIQIKLQKAIAVLPEKQQLVFKMKYFEDLKYEEISEILGTSVGALKASYHHAVKKIEAFVILQLNL; this is translated from the coding sequence TTGCAGGAAGAAAAGGAATTCATTGTTCGTCTATTGAACCCACAAACGCAAAATCAAGCGTTTCAAGAACTCCTGCATGGATATCAAAAACCGCTGTACAATCATATTCGGAACATCGTTTTGAGTCATGATGATACGGATGATGTTTTACAAAACACCTTCATAAAAGTATTTCAAAATTTGAAAAACTTTAAGGGTGAAAGCAAACTATTTTCTTGGATGTATCGCATTGCGACCAATGAAGCATTGACTTTTTTAAATCAAAAAGCAAGAAAAAGTGGTATTTCATCGGTTGAATTACAAAACAAGGCGATTGATAATTTGAAAGCAGACGTTTATTTTGAAGGGGACGAAATTCAAATCAAATTACAAAAAGCAATTGCGGTATTACCAGAAAAGCAACAATTAGTTTTTAAAATGAAATATTTTGAAGATTTAAAATACGAAGAAATTTCGGAAATACTAGGAACATCGGTAGGCGCATTAAAGGCATCTTATCATCATGCTGTAAAAAAAATAGAAGCTTTTGTAATTCTCCAATTAAACCTTTAA
- a CDS encoding SRPBCC family protein encodes MRIIKYLFLLFLLSLVALTIYIATQKGNFTVKSSKVINSPKATVFGYVNDYKNWQKFSSWIALDKDMKLSYSPTTAGQGSTLTWEGVNDIGNIQTLYTKGNDSIVQKMEYNGTSSDVFWSFKDTVGGTKVTWKSVGKMDFMLKVNSFFGGGTQNKLSKVYDKCLANLDKTLDFENTTFSVKINGIVKKLETFYLRESFTSKISDITRNANVVFPKILTFCKQNNLPLNGKPFIIYHTYDTINNLTKVSFCIPIKEQIFTSEGSEILAGKLVAFEALKTSLTGNYTYKNKALEKTIEYTTNKHILIGSTFSHLEIFTIGKNESLSPSKWLTDMYFPIKPKVIPPPYRKVVKDSTRVVPTTIKNEVQSEF; translated from the coding sequence ATGAGAATTATCAAATACCTTTTTCTTTTATTTCTATTAAGCCTTGTGGCACTTACCATATATATTGCAACACAAAAAGGAAATTTTACAGTAAAGAGCAGTAAAGTAATTAATTCTCCAAAAGCAACCGTTTTTGGCTATGTAAATGATTATAAAAACTGGCAAAAATTCAGTTCATGGATTGCATTAGATAAGGATATGAAATTATCCTATTCCCCTACAACTGCAGGCCAAGGAAGCACTCTAACTTGGGAAGGTGTTAATGATATTGGTAATATTCAAACTTTATACACAAAAGGAAATGACAGTATTGTTCAAAAAATGGAATATAATGGCACTTCCTCTGATGTCTTTTGGAGTTTTAAAGACACTGTAGGAGGAACTAAGGTAACATGGAAATCCGTTGGCAAAATGGATTTTATGCTGAAAGTAAATTCTTTTTTTGGCGGGGGTACTCAAAATAAACTATCCAAAGTTTATGATAAATGTTTAGCAAATCTTGATAAAACGCTTGATTTTGAAAACACTACTTTTAGTGTAAAAATAAATGGGATAGTAAAAAAACTGGAGACTTTTTATTTAAGAGAATCCTTCACAAGCAAAATATCCGACATTACACGAAATGCGAATGTTGTATTCCCAAAGATTCTTACATTTTGCAAACAAAATAATTTACCCTTGAACGGAAAACCTTTTATTATCTATCACACATACGATACAATTAATAATTTAACCAAAGTCTCCTTTTGCATTCCGATAAAAGAACAGATTTTCACCAGTGAAGGAAGCGAAATCTTAGCTGGAAAACTGGTTGCTTTTGAAGCATTAAAAACTAGTTTAACTGGTAATTACACATACAAAAACAAAGCCTTAGAAAAAACAATTGAATACACCACTAACAAACATATCCTTATAGGATCTACTTTTTCGCATTTGGAAATATTTACGATTGGCAAAAATGAAAGTCTAAGTCCTTCAAAATGGCTAACGGATATGTATTTCCCGATAAAACCTAAAGTTATACCACCACCGTATAGAAAAGTTGTGAAAGACAGTACTAGAGTAGTTCCAACTACTATTAAAAATGAAGTGCAATCCGAATTTTAA
- a CDS encoding KUP/HAK/KT family potassium transporter: MSATHKDLHSKLTLGGLLISLGIIYGDIGTSPLYVMKAILGEYIINADVVLGGVSCVFWTLTLQTTIKYVLITLSADNHGEGGIFALYALVKKTKIKWLIVPAIIGGSALLADGIITPPISVSSAVEGMRSYFPQINTVPIVIGILVMLFTIQQFGTKLVGKFFAPMMLIWFGMLAVLGINQISLHPEVFKAINPYYAYHLLSIHPEGFFVLGFVFLCTTGAEALYSDMGHCGRKNIRISWIFVKLALVLNYFGQAAYLIHHEGTTLQALGGDFANPFYLIMPLWFKPFGIVIATVATVIASQALISGSFTLINEAMRLSFWPKVKIKYPTELKGQLYIPSINWLLLIGCIGIVLHFEESSNMEHAYGLAIILCMIMTTILLNFYLIMKRVKWYFFVPLITIYMCIELSFLAANITKFAEGGYVTLFIALVLIGVMTIWYRAKQINKSYTKVVKIDDYKKVLSELSADLSIPKYATHLVYMTNANRSDEIEEKVMFSILQKRPKRADIYWFVHVNILSEPYKTEYKVREILKDDLYRVDFNLGFREPTKINLMFREVIKDMVKNGEVDVTSRYESLNKNNIIGDFKFVLSEKFLSNDSDLLWHEKLIMNSYFFIKKLSLSEESAFGLDSSSVKIEKFPMVLHPPENIGLTRVFVKN; the protein is encoded by the coding sequence ATGAGCGCAACGCACAAAGACCTCCATAGTAAATTAACTCTGGGTGGGTTATTAATTTCTTTAGGAATAATTTATGGAGACATTGGAACTTCTCCATTATACGTAATGAAAGCCATACTTGGCGAATACATAATAAATGCCGATGTTGTTTTAGGAGGTGTATCCTGTGTGTTTTGGACACTTACACTGCAAACTACAATCAAATATGTCCTTATTACATTAAGTGCCGATAATCATGGAGAAGGTGGGATTTTTGCCTTATATGCCTTGGTTAAAAAAACAAAAATCAAATGGTTGATTGTCCCTGCAATTATTGGCGGAAGCGCCTTGCTGGCGGACGGAATCATCACCCCTCCCATCTCAGTATCGTCTGCTGTTGAAGGAATGAGAAGTTATTTCCCTCAAATTAATACGGTTCCTATAGTAATTGGTATTTTAGTAATGTTATTTACTATTCAGCAATTTGGAACTAAATTAGTTGGAAAGTTTTTTGCCCCTATGATGTTGATATGGTTTGGTATGTTGGCCGTTCTGGGCATAAACCAAATTTCTTTACATCCAGAGGTTTTTAAAGCTATTAATCCTTATTACGCTTATCATTTATTAAGTATTCATCCAGAAGGTTTTTTCGTATTAGGATTTGTATTCCTGTGTACCACTGGAGCTGAGGCTCTATACTCAGACATGGGACATTGTGGAAGAAAGAATATTAGAATAAGCTGGATTTTTGTAAAATTAGCTTTAGTTTTAAACTACTTTGGACAGGCAGCGTATTTAATTCATCACGAAGGAACTACATTACAAGCACTTGGAGGTGATTTTGCCAATCCATTTTACTTGATAATGCCGTTATGGTTTAAACCATTTGGGATTGTAATTGCGACTGTAGCCACTGTAATTGCGTCTCAAGCCCTTATTTCTGGTTCTTTTACATTAATCAATGAGGCAATGCGATTAAGTTTTTGGCCAAAAGTTAAAATCAAATATCCAACAGAGCTCAAAGGTCAATTATACATTCCTTCTATAAACTGGTTATTACTTATTGGTTGTATTGGTATTGTATTGCATTTTGAAGAATCCAGTAATATGGAACATGCTTACGGTCTAGCCATTATTCTATGTATGATAATGACAACCATATTGTTGAATTTCTATTTGATAATGAAACGTGTAAAATGGTACTTTTTCGTTCCTTTAATTACCATTTATATGTGTATTGAATTGAGCTTTCTTGCCGCAAATATTACAAAATTTGCAGAAGGTGGTTATGTGACACTTTTCATTGCTCTAGTACTTATCGGTGTAATGACAATTTGGTACAGAGCCAAACAAATTAACAAAAGTTACACTAAAGTTGTAAAAATTGACGATTACAAAAAAGTACTTAGTGAATTAAGTGCCGATTTATCTATTCCAAAATACGCAACCCATTTGGTTTATATGACCAATGCTAACCGTAGTGATGAAATAGAAGAAAAAGTAATGTTTTCTATCTTGCAAAAAAGACCAAAAAGAGCTGACATTTACTGGTTTGTTCACGTAAATATTTTATCTGAGCCTTATAAAACTGAATATAAAGTAAGAGAAATTCTTAAAGACGATTTATACCGAGTAGATTTCAATCTAGGATTTAGAGAGCCTACCAAAATAAACCTAATGTTTAGAGAAGTTATCAAAGACATGGTAAAAAATGGTGAGGTGGATGTTACCAGTAGATATGAATCACTGAATAAAAACAATATTATTGGAGATTTCAAATTCGTTTTATCTGAGAAATTCCTCTCCAATGACAGTGATTTATTATGGCATGAAAAACTAATTATGAATTCTTATTTCTTCATTAAAAAACTAAGTTTATCCGAAGAAAGTGCCTTTGGACTCGACAGTAGTTCAGTGAAAATTGAAAAATTCCCAATGGTTCTTCACCCACCAGAAAACATCGGACTAACAAGAGTTTTTGTCAAAAACTAA
- a CDS encoding RsmB/NOP family class I SAM-dependent RNA methyltransferase, giving the protein MRLHRNLVYTTIDALNAIFNEGEYADKVVARSLKKDKRWGSSDRKFVAETIYEVVRWKRLYAEIAEVKEPYDRDNLWRMFSVWAVLRGYPIPDWRQLEGTPERKIKGRFDELSKIRALKESIPDWMDELGVKELGEKVWATEIAAQNQPAKVILRVNTLKTTKENLRAILMDLNIETEFLKDQPDALVLKERANVFLTDAFKQGFFEVQDANSQLVAHFLDVKPGMRVVDTCAGAGGKTLHIASLMENKGQLIAMDLYESKLKQLKLRAKRDGAFNIEYRIIDSTKVIKKLHERADRVLIDAPCSGLGVLKRNPDAKWKLQPEFIDNIRKVQSEVLESYSKIVKPGGKLVYATCSILPSENQEQIARFLTTDIGKQFNFIKEQKILASESGFDGFYMALMERKE; this is encoded by the coding sequence ATGAGATTACACAGAAATTTAGTTTATACTACTATTGATGCACTTAACGCTATTTTCAACGAAGGAGAATACGCCGACAAAGTAGTAGCAAGATCCCTAAAAAAAGACAAACGTTGGGGAAGTTCCGATAGAAAATTTGTAGCAGAAACCATCTACGAAGTCGTACGTTGGAAAAGATTATATGCAGAAATTGCCGAAGTAAAAGAACCTTATGACAGAGACAATCTTTGGAGAATGTTCTCAGTATGGGCAGTTTTAAGAGGATATCCAATTCCAGATTGGAGACAATTGGAAGGAACTCCAGAAAGAAAAATAAAAGGTCGTTTTGACGAACTATCAAAAATAAGAGCCCTAAAGGAATCTATTCCGGATTGGATGGATGAATTAGGTGTAAAAGAATTAGGCGAAAAAGTTTGGGCTACAGAAATAGCTGCACAAAACCAACCTGCCAAAGTTATTTTAAGAGTAAACACACTTAAAACTACCAAAGAAAACCTAAGAGCTATTTTGATGGATTTAAACATCGAAACAGAATTTCTAAAAGACCAACCAGATGCATTAGTTCTAAAAGAAAGAGCAAATGTTTTCTTGACGGATGCCTTCAAGCAAGGATTCTTTGAAGTTCAAGATGCCAATTCACAATTAGTAGCACATTTTCTGGATGTAAAACCAGGAATGCGAGTAGTAGATACTTGTGCAGGTGCAGGAGGAAAAACACTGCATATCGCTTCTTTGATGGAAAACAAAGGGCAATTGATTGCAATGGATTTGTACGAAAGCAAATTAAAACAATTAAAGCTTAGAGCCAAAAGAGACGGTGCTTTCAACATCGAATACCGTATCATTGATTCTACCAAAGTTATCAAAAAACTTCATGAAAGAGCCGATAGGGTCTTGATTGACGCCCCTTGCAGTGGATTAGGTGTACTTAAAAGAAATCCAGATGCAAAATGGAAATTACAACCCGAATTCATCGATAACATTAGAAAAGTACAGTCGGAAGTATTGGAAAGCTATTCAAAAATCGTAAAACCAGGCGGTAAATTAGTTTACGCAACCTGTTCCATTTTGCCTTCTGAAAATCAAGAACAAATTGCCCGTTTCTTGACAACTGATATTGGTAAACAATTCAATTTCATAAAAGAACAAAAAATATTGGCCTCAGAATCTGGTTTTGATGGTTTTTATATGGCTTTAATGGAAAGAAAAGAGTAA